A single window of Lepisosteus oculatus isolate fLepOcu1 chromosome 29, fLepOcu1.hap2, whole genome shotgun sequence DNA harbors:
- the acsbg2 gene encoding long-chain-fatty-acid--CoA ligase ACSBG2 isoform X2, whose amino-acid sequence MLEHPLRTEVPPPPPATSVNIRWLHIGRGPGHTWEGSVWRDEDSALRRANRGAVSMAAAELRAAAGAGPARRSKASDGRPGSFSARRRTRRLWATSRHDRARTPDPPAAAVPRMHLTLCEPAMSAAAVFEHAGDPGCLPPCGPEDSGASLDDVSVESTAKESSGEESAGGSGDEAGTPAAQGPPRGEVAGAQEDKQAKENGDVRRPDSLDLSSSKLQLWTSQRDGLVSLRTAESGPAAEPPVTVDQMFRDAVRNYGDQTALGWKEADRWTTLTFKEYYEKCKTAAKSFLKLGLERYHGVGILGFNSAEWFISDIGAILAGGFAVGIYTTNSPEACQYVVENSKANILVVENHKQLQKILQIQDKLPHLKAIVQYKDALKEKRPNLYTWAEFMELGKDVPDSELEEVISSQKANQCCTLIYTSGTTGQPKGVMLSHDNLTWTALATARTVRLTDARVSQEVVVSYLPLSHIAAQMIDIWLTMRVGGATYFAQPDALKGSLANTLREVRPTAFMGVPRVWEKMQEKMKSVGAKSSAVRRKVAAWAKDVGLQTNLNKMHGHASTPLNYRLAKKLVFKKVRKALGLDRCTKCYTGAAPITKDTLEFFLSLDIPVYELYGMSESTGPHTISLPDAFRLTSCGKVIPGCETKISNPDSEGNGEICFWGRHVFMGYLGMEDKTEESLDSEGWLHSGDLGKHDQNGFLFITGRIKELIITAGGENIPPVPIEDAVKETVPIISNAMLIGDKKKFLSMLLTIKCNVNPDTGDPEDELTPEALDFCQKLGSTATKVSDITGSKDRAVYTAIQEGINRVNEQATSNAQKIQKWTLLERDFSIPGGELGPTMKLKRPVVMKMYKDQIDNFYKDIVTPSTPDNPLPPK is encoded by the exons ATGCTTGAGCATCCTCTGAGGACGGAggtccctccccctccccccgctACGAGTGTCAACATCCGGTGGCTCCACATTGGCCGCGGGCCCGGCCATACGTGGGAGGGGAGCGTGTGGCGTGATGAGGACTCCGCTCTGCGGCGGGCCAATCGGGGCGCCGTGTCCATGGCAGCGGCGGAACTCCGCGCAGCCGCGGGGGCGGGGCCGGCCCGCCGTTCGAAAGCGAGCGATGGGCGACCCGGCAGCTTCTCCGCGAGACGCCGCACGCGCCGGCTGTGGGCTACGAGCAGGCACGATCGCGCAAGGACCCCAGACCCCCCAGCAGCCGCGGTTCCGAGGATGCACT TGACGCTGTGTGAGCCCGCCATGTCAGCCGCCGCCGTGTTCGAGCACGCGGGAGACCCCGGCTGCCTGCCGCCCTGCGGACCGGAGGACAGCGGCGCTTCCCTGGATGATGTCTCGGTGGAGTCGACCGCAAA AGAGTCCTCGGGGGAGGAGTCCGCCGGCGGGAGCGGAGATGAGGCGGGGACCCCGGCAGCACAGGGACCCCCGCGGGGGGAGGTGGCCGGCGCACAGGAAGACAAGCAGGCGAAGGAAAACG GGGACGTCCGGCGCCCCGACTCTCTGGACCTGAGCTCCTCCAAGCTGCAGCTGTGGACGTCGCAGAGGGACGGGCTGGTGAGTCTGCGGACGGCCGAGTCCGGCCCGGCGGCCGAGCCGCCCGTCACCGTCGACCAGATGTTCCGCGACGCGGTGAGGAATTACGGGGACCAGACCGCCCTGGGGTGGAAGGAAGCAGACCGCTGGACCACGCTGACGTTCAAGGAGTACTACGAGAAGTGCAAAACGGCAGCCAAGAGCTTTTTGAAG CTGGGGCTGGAGCGTTACCATGGAGTGGGCATCCTGGGATTCAACTCCGCGGAGTGGTTCATATCCGACATCGGCGCGATCCTGGCAGG GGGGTTTGCTGTGGGCATCTACACCACCAACTCGCCCGAGGCCTGCCAGTACGTGGTGGAGAACAGCAAAGCCAACATCCTGGTGGTTGAAAACCACAAGCAGCTCCAGAAGATCCTGCAG ATTCAAGACAAGCTCCCACATTTGAAAGCCATAGTCCAGTACAAAGATGCACTGAAAGAGAAGAGACCAAACCTATACACG TGGGCCGAGTTCATGGAGCTGGGGAAGGACGTCCCCGACTCCGAGCTGGAGGAGGTCATCAGCTCCCAGAAGGCCAACCAGTGCTGCACTCTGATCTACACCTCGGGGACCACAGGCCAGCCCAAGGGAGTCATGCTGAGCCACGACAAT CTGACCTGGACTGCCTTGGCCACCGCCAGGACCGTGCGGCTGACCGACGCCCGCGTGAGCCAGGAGGTGGTGGTCAGCTACCTGCCGCTCAGCCACATCGCGGCGCAGATGATCGACATCTGGCTGACCATGAGGGTCGGGGGGGCCACCTACTTCGCCCAGCCTGATGCCCTGAAG GGCTCGCTGGCCAACACGCTGCGGGAGGTGCGGCCCACGGCGTTCATGGGCGTCCCGCGGGTGTGGGAGAAGATGCAGGAGAAGATGAAGTCCGTGGGGGCCAAGTCCTCCGCTGTGCGCAGGAAGGTGGCAGCCTGGGCCAAGGACGTGGGGCTGCAGACCAACCTGAACAAGATGCACGG CCATGCCTCCACGCCCCTCAACTACCGCCTGGCTAAGAAGCTGGTGTTTAAGAAGGTGCGCAAGGCCCTGGGGCTGGACCGCTGTACCAAGTGCTACACGGGCGCCGCTCCCATCACCAAGGACACCCTGGAGTTCTTCCTCAGCTTGGACATCCCCGTGTACGAGCTGTACGGCATGAGCGAGAGCACCGGCCCGCACACCATCTCCCTGCCCGACGCCTTCAGGCTCACGAG CTGTGGCAAGGTGATCCCCGGCTGCGAGACGAAGATCTCCAACCCTGACAGCGAGGGCAACGGCGAGATCTGCTTCTGGGGGCGGCACGTCTTCATGGGCTACCTGGGCATGGAGGACAAGACGGAGGAGTCGCTGGACTCCGAGGGCTGGCTGCACTCGGGGGACCTGGGCAAGCACGACCAGAACGGCTTCCTCTTCATCACCGGCAGGATCAAAG AGCTCATCATCACAGCGGGAGGAGAGAACATCCCCCCCGTGCCCATCGAGGATGCTGTCAAGGAGACCGTGCCCATCATCAGCAACGCCATGCTCATCGGGGACAAGAAGAAGTTCCTGTCCATGCTCCTCACGATTAAG TGCAACGTGAACCCCGATACTGGGGACCCCGAGGACGAGCTCACCCCCGAGGCCCTGGACTTCTGTCAGAAGCTGGGCAGCACGGCCACCAAGGTGTCGGACATCACGGGGAGCAAAGACAGGGCGGTGTACACCGCCATCCAGGAGGGCATCAACCGCGTCAACGAGCAGGCCACCTCCAACGCCCAGAAGATCCAGAAGTGGACTCTGCTGGAGAGGGACTTCTCCATCCCCGGGGGCGAGCTGG
- the acsbg2 gene encoding long-chain-fatty-acid--CoA ligase ACSBG2 isoform X1 yields MLEHPLRTEVPPPPPATSVNIRWLHIGRGPGHTWEGSVWRDEDSALRRANRGAVSMAAAELRAAAGAGPARRSKASDGRPGSFSARRRTRRLWATSRHDRARTPDPPAAAVPRMHCKSVTVTLCEPAMSAAAVFEHAGDPGCLPPCGPEDSGASLDDVSVESTAKESSGEESAGGSGDEAGTPAAQGPPRGEVAGAQEDKQAKENGDVRRPDSLDLSSSKLQLWTSQRDGLVSLRTAESGPAAEPPVTVDQMFRDAVRNYGDQTALGWKEADRWTTLTFKEYYEKCKTAAKSFLKLGLERYHGVGILGFNSAEWFISDIGAILAGGFAVGIYTTNSPEACQYVVENSKANILVVENHKQLQKILQIQDKLPHLKAIVQYKDALKEKRPNLYTWAEFMELGKDVPDSELEEVISSQKANQCCTLIYTSGTTGQPKGVMLSHDNLTWTALATARTVRLTDARVSQEVVVSYLPLSHIAAQMIDIWLTMRVGGATYFAQPDALKGSLANTLREVRPTAFMGVPRVWEKMQEKMKSVGAKSSAVRRKVAAWAKDVGLQTNLNKMHGHASTPLNYRLAKKLVFKKVRKALGLDRCTKCYTGAAPITKDTLEFFLSLDIPVYELYGMSESTGPHTISLPDAFRLTSCGKVIPGCETKISNPDSEGNGEICFWGRHVFMGYLGMEDKTEESLDSEGWLHSGDLGKHDQNGFLFITGRIKELIITAGGENIPPVPIEDAVKETVPIISNAMLIGDKKKFLSMLLTIKCNVNPDTGDPEDELTPEALDFCQKLGSTATKVSDITGSKDRAVYTAIQEGINRVNEQATSNAQKIQKWTLLERDFSIPGGELGPTMKLKRPVVMKMYKDQIDNFYKDIVTPSTPDNPLPPK; encoded by the exons ATGCTTGAGCATCCTCTGAGGACGGAggtccctccccctccccccgctACGAGTGTCAACATCCGGTGGCTCCACATTGGCCGCGGGCCCGGCCATACGTGGGAGGGGAGCGTGTGGCGTGATGAGGACTCCGCTCTGCGGCGGGCCAATCGGGGCGCCGTGTCCATGGCAGCGGCGGAACTCCGCGCAGCCGCGGGGGCGGGGCCGGCCCGCCGTTCGAAAGCGAGCGATGGGCGACCCGGCAGCTTCTCCGCGAGACGCCGCACGCGCCGGCTGTGGGCTACGAGCAGGCACGATCGCGCAAGGACCCCAGACCCCCCAGCAGCCGCGGTTCCGAGGATGCACTGTAAGAGCGTTactg TGACGCTGTGTGAGCCCGCCATGTCAGCCGCCGCCGTGTTCGAGCACGCGGGAGACCCCGGCTGCCTGCCGCCCTGCGGACCGGAGGACAGCGGCGCTTCCCTGGATGATGTCTCGGTGGAGTCGACCGCAAA AGAGTCCTCGGGGGAGGAGTCCGCCGGCGGGAGCGGAGATGAGGCGGGGACCCCGGCAGCACAGGGACCCCCGCGGGGGGAGGTGGCCGGCGCACAGGAAGACAAGCAGGCGAAGGAAAACG GGGACGTCCGGCGCCCCGACTCTCTGGACCTGAGCTCCTCCAAGCTGCAGCTGTGGACGTCGCAGAGGGACGGGCTGGTGAGTCTGCGGACGGCCGAGTCCGGCCCGGCGGCCGAGCCGCCCGTCACCGTCGACCAGATGTTCCGCGACGCGGTGAGGAATTACGGGGACCAGACCGCCCTGGGGTGGAAGGAAGCAGACCGCTGGACCACGCTGACGTTCAAGGAGTACTACGAGAAGTGCAAAACGGCAGCCAAGAGCTTTTTGAAG CTGGGGCTGGAGCGTTACCATGGAGTGGGCATCCTGGGATTCAACTCCGCGGAGTGGTTCATATCCGACATCGGCGCGATCCTGGCAGG GGGGTTTGCTGTGGGCATCTACACCACCAACTCGCCCGAGGCCTGCCAGTACGTGGTGGAGAACAGCAAAGCCAACATCCTGGTGGTTGAAAACCACAAGCAGCTCCAGAAGATCCTGCAG ATTCAAGACAAGCTCCCACATTTGAAAGCCATAGTCCAGTACAAAGATGCACTGAAAGAGAAGAGACCAAACCTATACACG TGGGCCGAGTTCATGGAGCTGGGGAAGGACGTCCCCGACTCCGAGCTGGAGGAGGTCATCAGCTCCCAGAAGGCCAACCAGTGCTGCACTCTGATCTACACCTCGGGGACCACAGGCCAGCCCAAGGGAGTCATGCTGAGCCACGACAAT CTGACCTGGACTGCCTTGGCCACCGCCAGGACCGTGCGGCTGACCGACGCCCGCGTGAGCCAGGAGGTGGTGGTCAGCTACCTGCCGCTCAGCCACATCGCGGCGCAGATGATCGACATCTGGCTGACCATGAGGGTCGGGGGGGCCACCTACTTCGCCCAGCCTGATGCCCTGAAG GGCTCGCTGGCCAACACGCTGCGGGAGGTGCGGCCCACGGCGTTCATGGGCGTCCCGCGGGTGTGGGAGAAGATGCAGGAGAAGATGAAGTCCGTGGGGGCCAAGTCCTCCGCTGTGCGCAGGAAGGTGGCAGCCTGGGCCAAGGACGTGGGGCTGCAGACCAACCTGAACAAGATGCACGG CCATGCCTCCACGCCCCTCAACTACCGCCTGGCTAAGAAGCTGGTGTTTAAGAAGGTGCGCAAGGCCCTGGGGCTGGACCGCTGTACCAAGTGCTACACGGGCGCCGCTCCCATCACCAAGGACACCCTGGAGTTCTTCCTCAGCTTGGACATCCCCGTGTACGAGCTGTACGGCATGAGCGAGAGCACCGGCCCGCACACCATCTCCCTGCCCGACGCCTTCAGGCTCACGAG CTGTGGCAAGGTGATCCCCGGCTGCGAGACGAAGATCTCCAACCCTGACAGCGAGGGCAACGGCGAGATCTGCTTCTGGGGGCGGCACGTCTTCATGGGCTACCTGGGCATGGAGGACAAGACGGAGGAGTCGCTGGACTCCGAGGGCTGGCTGCACTCGGGGGACCTGGGCAAGCACGACCAGAACGGCTTCCTCTTCATCACCGGCAGGATCAAAG AGCTCATCATCACAGCGGGAGGAGAGAACATCCCCCCCGTGCCCATCGAGGATGCTGTCAAGGAGACCGTGCCCATCATCAGCAACGCCATGCTCATCGGGGACAAGAAGAAGTTCCTGTCCATGCTCCTCACGATTAAG TGCAACGTGAACCCCGATACTGGGGACCCCGAGGACGAGCTCACCCCCGAGGCCCTGGACTTCTGTCAGAAGCTGGGCAGCACGGCCACCAAGGTGTCGGACATCACGGGGAGCAAAGACAGGGCGGTGTACACCGCCATCCAGGAGGGCATCAACCGCGTCAACGAGCAGGCCACCTCCAACGCCCAGAAGATCCAGAAGTGGACTCTGCTGGAGAGGGACTTCTCCATCCCCGGGGGCGAGCTGG
- the acsbg2 gene encoding long-chain-fatty-acid--CoA ligase ACSBG2 isoform X3 yields the protein MSAAAVFEHAGDPGCLPPCGPEDSGASLDDVSVESTAKESSGEESAGGSGDEAGTPAAQGPPRGEVAGAQEDKQAKENGDVRRPDSLDLSSSKLQLWTSQRDGLVSLRTAESGPAAEPPVTVDQMFRDAVRNYGDQTALGWKEADRWTTLTFKEYYEKCKTAAKSFLKLGLERYHGVGILGFNSAEWFISDIGAILAGGFAVGIYTTNSPEACQYVVENSKANILVVENHKQLQKILQIQDKLPHLKAIVQYKDALKEKRPNLYTWAEFMELGKDVPDSELEEVISSQKANQCCTLIYTSGTTGQPKGVMLSHDNLTWTALATARTVRLTDARVSQEVVVSYLPLSHIAAQMIDIWLTMRVGGATYFAQPDALKGSLANTLREVRPTAFMGVPRVWEKMQEKMKSVGAKSSAVRRKVAAWAKDVGLQTNLNKMHGHASTPLNYRLAKKLVFKKVRKALGLDRCTKCYTGAAPITKDTLEFFLSLDIPVYELYGMSESTGPHTISLPDAFRLTSCGKVIPGCETKISNPDSEGNGEICFWGRHVFMGYLGMEDKTEESLDSEGWLHSGDLGKHDQNGFLFITGRIKELIITAGGENIPPVPIEDAVKETVPIISNAMLIGDKKKFLSMLLTIKCNVNPDTGDPEDELTPEALDFCQKLGSTATKVSDITGSKDRAVYTAIQEGINRVNEQATSNAQKIQKWTLLERDFSIPGGELGPTMKLKRPVVMKMYKDQIDNFYKDIVTPSTPDNPLPPK from the exons ATGTCAGCCGCCGCCGTGTTCGAGCACGCGGGAGACCCCGGCTGCCTGCCGCCCTGCGGACCGGAGGACAGCGGCGCTTCCCTGGATGATGTCTCGGTGGAGTCGACCGCAAA AGAGTCCTCGGGGGAGGAGTCCGCCGGCGGGAGCGGAGATGAGGCGGGGACCCCGGCAGCACAGGGACCCCCGCGGGGGGAGGTGGCCGGCGCACAGGAAGACAAGCAGGCGAAGGAAAACG GGGACGTCCGGCGCCCCGACTCTCTGGACCTGAGCTCCTCCAAGCTGCAGCTGTGGACGTCGCAGAGGGACGGGCTGGTGAGTCTGCGGACGGCCGAGTCCGGCCCGGCGGCCGAGCCGCCCGTCACCGTCGACCAGATGTTCCGCGACGCGGTGAGGAATTACGGGGACCAGACCGCCCTGGGGTGGAAGGAAGCAGACCGCTGGACCACGCTGACGTTCAAGGAGTACTACGAGAAGTGCAAAACGGCAGCCAAGAGCTTTTTGAAG CTGGGGCTGGAGCGTTACCATGGAGTGGGCATCCTGGGATTCAACTCCGCGGAGTGGTTCATATCCGACATCGGCGCGATCCTGGCAGG GGGGTTTGCTGTGGGCATCTACACCACCAACTCGCCCGAGGCCTGCCAGTACGTGGTGGAGAACAGCAAAGCCAACATCCTGGTGGTTGAAAACCACAAGCAGCTCCAGAAGATCCTGCAG ATTCAAGACAAGCTCCCACATTTGAAAGCCATAGTCCAGTACAAAGATGCACTGAAAGAGAAGAGACCAAACCTATACACG TGGGCCGAGTTCATGGAGCTGGGGAAGGACGTCCCCGACTCCGAGCTGGAGGAGGTCATCAGCTCCCAGAAGGCCAACCAGTGCTGCACTCTGATCTACACCTCGGGGACCACAGGCCAGCCCAAGGGAGTCATGCTGAGCCACGACAAT CTGACCTGGACTGCCTTGGCCACCGCCAGGACCGTGCGGCTGACCGACGCCCGCGTGAGCCAGGAGGTGGTGGTCAGCTACCTGCCGCTCAGCCACATCGCGGCGCAGATGATCGACATCTGGCTGACCATGAGGGTCGGGGGGGCCACCTACTTCGCCCAGCCTGATGCCCTGAAG GGCTCGCTGGCCAACACGCTGCGGGAGGTGCGGCCCACGGCGTTCATGGGCGTCCCGCGGGTGTGGGAGAAGATGCAGGAGAAGATGAAGTCCGTGGGGGCCAAGTCCTCCGCTGTGCGCAGGAAGGTGGCAGCCTGGGCCAAGGACGTGGGGCTGCAGACCAACCTGAACAAGATGCACGG CCATGCCTCCACGCCCCTCAACTACCGCCTGGCTAAGAAGCTGGTGTTTAAGAAGGTGCGCAAGGCCCTGGGGCTGGACCGCTGTACCAAGTGCTACACGGGCGCCGCTCCCATCACCAAGGACACCCTGGAGTTCTTCCTCAGCTTGGACATCCCCGTGTACGAGCTGTACGGCATGAGCGAGAGCACCGGCCCGCACACCATCTCCCTGCCCGACGCCTTCAGGCTCACGAG CTGTGGCAAGGTGATCCCCGGCTGCGAGACGAAGATCTCCAACCCTGACAGCGAGGGCAACGGCGAGATCTGCTTCTGGGGGCGGCACGTCTTCATGGGCTACCTGGGCATGGAGGACAAGACGGAGGAGTCGCTGGACTCCGAGGGCTGGCTGCACTCGGGGGACCTGGGCAAGCACGACCAGAACGGCTTCCTCTTCATCACCGGCAGGATCAAAG AGCTCATCATCACAGCGGGAGGAGAGAACATCCCCCCCGTGCCCATCGAGGATGCTGTCAAGGAGACCGTGCCCATCATCAGCAACGCCATGCTCATCGGGGACAAGAAGAAGTTCCTGTCCATGCTCCTCACGATTAAG TGCAACGTGAACCCCGATACTGGGGACCCCGAGGACGAGCTCACCCCCGAGGCCCTGGACTTCTGTCAGAAGCTGGGCAGCACGGCCACCAAGGTGTCGGACATCACGGGGAGCAAAGACAGGGCGGTGTACACCGCCATCCAGGAGGGCATCAACCGCGTCAACGAGCAGGCCACCTCCAACGCCCAGAAGATCCAGAAGTGGACTCTGCTGGAGAGGGACTTCTCCATCCCCGGGGGCGAGCTGG